The Sinorhizobium fredii USDA 257 region GACGCCCTGGAGGTCGAGCGTCTGTAGCGCCTTGCGCGTCGCGGCGAGAAGGCGCGAGCGCACCCAGGGCGGAAAGCCGCCGTCGATCACGGCGGCGGAAAAATCGACGATCGAGACGGCCGAGACGACGGCCTGGGCTAGTGCTGCCGCCGAATCCTGGATCCAGATTTCGAGGGGCTCGCCGAAATCGATCCAGTCGTCGGCTGAATACCAAAGCGGCTTCGGATCCACGCCGCGGTCGCGCAGCAGCTTTTCGAGGACGAAGACCGAGGCAATCTTCAGCAATTGCGTCGTCCTGCCATCCTTGCCCGACACCGGCAACGGACCGATGGCGCCGGCGGTGCCGGTCCGGCCGGAGAAGAGGGCGGAGTTGAGCACGACGCCGCCGCCGATGAACGAGCCGATATAGAAATAGACGAAATCCGGATAGTTGGCGCCGACGCCGAAGGCGAGCTCCGCGCCGCAGGCACTGGTGCCGTCGTTCTGGAGGAAGACGGGGTGCGGCGTCCGCGCCGTGACCGCCGCCTGCAGGTCGAATTTGCGCCACCTGTCCATTTCCTCGCGTGGCGCGCCGACTTCTTCGGCCCAGTTCCACAGTTCGAAAGGCGTCGCGATGCCGACGCCGGCGATGCGCTTGCGATCTTCGGAGCTGAGCTGCCGCTCGAGCTTTTCGATGCCCTCGACGATGAAGGTGACGAGGTCGTCGGGCAGCGGGTAGGTATGGATCTGGTGGAGATGCAGGCGGATGTTGCCGAGGAAATCCATCAGCACCAGGTCGGCGCTGCGACGGCCGATCTTGACCCCGAAAGAATAGACCGCATCCGGGTTGAGCCGCATCGGGATCGACGGTTGACCGACGCGGCCGCGCACCGGGTCGCCGCGGACGAGCAGCCCGTCGGCCTCGAGCGCGCGCATGATGACCGAGACGGTCTGTGCGGAAAGTCCGGAGCGGCGGGCGATCTCCGCCTTGGACAGGCTGCCGTGGCGACGCACCAGCGACATGACCAGCCGCTCATTATAGGCGCGCACGCGCGTCTGGTTCGCCCCGCCGCTCGGGTCGATCACATCGGGTTGCGCCGATCCCCCATGGGGATCTTGTATCAGTGACATGCCACCGCTCCTCCCGTTGGCATCCCTTCATGCGAGATCTGCCGATTCCTTCTCGCCGCCTCCGTCGATTTGGCAGCGGTGGCTCGCGCCGGACCTGCTGCACGCAGAATGCCATATCCAGATAATAATTCAATTTGATTTATTTATTGACACCTTGGAATTTTGGTGTTTGATTTACGCTCGGAAGCGCCGCCCGCAGGAGGAGAATGCTGCGGGGGTGAAGCCTGAA contains the following coding sequences:
- a CDS encoding ROK family transcriptional regulator, coding for MSLIQDPHGGSAQPDVIDPSGGANQTRVRAYNERLVMSLVRRHGSLSKAEIARRSGLSAQTVSVIMRALEADGLLVRGDPVRGRVGQPSIPMRLNPDAVYSFGVKIGRRSADLVLMDFLGNIRLHLHQIHTYPLPDDLVTFIVEGIEKLERQLSSEDRKRIAGVGIATPFELWNWAEEVGAPREEMDRWRKFDLQAAVTARTPHPVFLQNDGTSACGAELAFGVGANYPDFVYFYIGSFIGGGVVLNSALFSGRTGTAGAIGPLPVSGKDGRTTQLLKIASVFVLEKLLRDRGVDPKPLWYSADDWIDFGEPLEIWIQDSAAALAQAVVSAVSIVDFSAAVIDGGFPPWVRSRLLAATRKALQTLDLQGVTVPDLVEGAVGSHARAIGGASLPLFSRYLLDTNVLFKELT